From Streptomyces cyaneogriseus subsp. noncyanogenus, the proteins below share one genomic window:
- a CDS encoding gluconate:H+ symporter — MTRLSVEMLAAETAEPITSAGHAQLGVAVLLGIAVIVLLITKFKLHAFLALTIGSLALGAFAGAPLDKVITSFTSGLGSTVAGVGVLIALGAILGKMLADSGGADQIVDTILAKASKRSMPWAMVLIASVVGLPLFFEVGIVLLIPVVLMVAKRGNYSLMRIGVPALAGLSVMHGLVPPHPGPLVAIDAVQANLGVTLALGVLVAIPTVIIAGPVFSKFAARWVDVPAPDRMIPQRASEELRRRPGFGATLATVLLPVVLMLAKALVDIIVDDPGHLVQRVFDVVGSPLIALLAAVIVGMFTLGMPAGFSKERLSQLVEKGLAPIAGVLLIVGAGGGFKQTLVDSGVGRMILEISDDWSIPALLLAWLIAVAIRLATGSATVATVSAAGLVAPLAADMSTTHAALLVLAIGAGSLFFSHVNDAGFWLVKEYFGLNVGQTVKTWSLMETIISVVAGALVLLLSLII; from the coding sequence GTGACCAGACTCAGCGTCGAGATGCTGGCAGCGGAGACCGCCGAGCCCATCACCTCGGCCGGACACGCCCAGCTCGGCGTGGCCGTGCTCCTGGGCATCGCCGTCATCGTCCTGCTCATCACCAAGTTCAAGCTGCACGCCTTCCTGGCGCTGACCATCGGGTCACTGGCCCTCGGCGCGTTCGCCGGGGCGCCGCTCGACAAGGTGATCACCAGCTTCACCAGCGGCCTCGGCTCGACCGTGGCCGGGGTGGGCGTCCTGATCGCCCTCGGCGCGATCCTCGGCAAGATGCTCGCCGACTCCGGCGGCGCGGACCAGATCGTGGACACGATCCTCGCCAAGGCGAGCAAGCGGTCGATGCCGTGGGCGATGGTGCTCATCGCCTCCGTCGTCGGGCTGCCGCTCTTCTTCGAGGTCGGCATCGTGCTGCTGATCCCGGTGGTCCTGATGGTCGCCAAGCGCGGCAACTACTCCCTGATGCGCATCGGCGTCCCGGCGCTGGCGGGTCTGTCCGTGATGCACGGCCTGGTCCCGCCGCACCCCGGCCCGCTGGTGGCCATCGACGCGGTCCAGGCCAACCTGGGCGTCACCCTCGCGCTGGGCGTGCTGGTCGCCATCCCGACGGTGATCATCGCCGGTCCGGTGTTCTCGAAGTTCGCGGCCCGCTGGGTGGACGTCCCCGCCCCGGACCGGATGATCCCGCAGCGCGCCTCCGAGGAGCTGCGGCGGCGCCCCGGCTTCGGCGCCACCCTCGCCACCGTGCTGCTGCCGGTCGTCCTCATGCTCGCCAAGGCGCTGGTCGACATCATCGTCGACGACCCCGGGCACCTGGTCCAGCGCGTCTTCGACGTCGTCGGCTCCCCGCTGATCGCCCTGCTCGCCGCGGTGATCGTCGGGATGTTCACGCTGGGCATGCCCGCCGGGTTCAGCAAGGAGCGCCTGTCGCAGCTGGTCGAGAAGGGGCTCGCGCCCATCGCGGGCGTCCTGCTGATCGTCGGCGCGGGCGGCGGCTTCAAGCAGACGCTCGTCGACTCCGGCGTGGGCCGGATGATCCTGGAGATCTCCGACGACTGGTCGATCCCGGCGCTGCTGCTGGCCTGGCTGATCGCGGTGGCGATCCGGCTCGCGACCGGTTCGGCGACCGTGGCGACCGTCTCGGCGGCCGGCCTGGTCGCCCCGCTGGCGGCCGACATGTCCACCACCCACGCCGCCCTGCTGGTCCTGGCGATCGGTGCCGGCTCGCTGTTCTTCAGCCATGTCAACGACGCCGGTTTCTGGCTGGTGAAGGAGTACTTCGGCCTGAACGTGGGCCAGACCGTCAAGACCTGGTCGCTGATGGAGACGATCATCTCCGTGGTCGCCGGCGCCCTGGTCCTGCTGCTGTCGCTGATCATCTAG
- a CDS encoding DUF202 domain-containing protein has protein sequence MSPPAAPDRDPGLQPERTHLAWRRTTLSATVAAVLAVRAALHTGASAAAVAAAAVCCVLWTAFLVLAHRRIRVLASAGSPPALPPAYATAAALGTVAMAVCGAVLVL, from the coding sequence ATGAGCCCCCCGGCCGCGCCGGACCGCGACCCCGGGCTCCAGCCCGAGCGCACCCACCTCGCCTGGCGCCGCACGACCCTGTCGGCCACCGTGGCCGCCGTACTCGCCGTCCGGGCCGCGCTGCACACCGGCGCCTCCGCGGCCGCGGTCGCCGCCGCGGCCGTGTGCTGTGTGCTGTGGACGGCCTTCCTCGTCCTCGCCCACCGGCGCATCCGCGTCCTCGCCTCGGCGGGGAGCCCCCCGGCGCTCCCCCCGGCGTACGCCACCGCCGCGGCGCTCGGCACGGTGGCGATGGCCGTCTGCGGTGCGGTCCTCGTGCTCTGA
- a CDS encoding NUDIX hydrolase translates to MSAADEILDIVDENDRVVGRAPRGEVYARGLRHRCVFVLARDAAGRVFVHRRTATKLVFPSLYDMFVGGVVGAGESYDDAALREAEEELGVSGLPRPRHLFTFLYDDGAGRAWWSAVYEVRCELPVRPQAEEVAWYGFLPEEEIGRRLGQWEWVPDGLAAYERLRAFREAAPGPGGRP, encoded by the coding sequence ATGAGCGCTGCTGACGAGATCCTCGACATCGTCGACGAGAACGACCGGGTCGTCGGGCGGGCCCCGCGCGGCGAGGTGTACGCGCGGGGCCTGCGCCACCGCTGCGTCTTCGTGCTGGCCCGGGACGCCGCGGGCCGTGTCTTCGTCCACCGCCGCACCGCGACCAAGCTGGTCTTTCCCTCCCTGTACGACATGTTCGTCGGCGGGGTGGTCGGCGCGGGCGAGTCCTACGACGACGCGGCCCTGCGCGAGGCCGAGGAGGAACTGGGCGTGAGCGGGCTGCCGCGTCCGCGGCACCTGTTCACCTTCCTGTACGACGACGGCGCCGGCCGCGCCTGGTGGTCGGCGGTGTACGAGGTCCGCTGCGAGCTGCCGGTGCGGCCGCAGGCCGAGGAGGTGGCCTGGTACGGCTTCCTCCCCGAGGAGGAGATCGGGCGGCGGCTCGGCCAGTGGGAGTGGGTGCCGGACGGGCTGGCGGCGTACGAGCGGCTGCGGGCGTTCCGGGAGGCGGCCCCCGGTCCGGGGGGCCGTCCGTGA
- a CDS encoding YidH family protein: MIEFARTVRLWFAPARIRGEGSTPDYRFSLANERTFLAWLRTALALIGGGFAVDQFLPDLRWGWRVGLALALLAAGVLCALRAVNHWVRCERAMRRGEDLPVSRFPALLGMVIAVVAVAMVAVVLLGWEG, encoded by the coding sequence GTGATCGAATTCGCACGGACCGTCCGGCTGTGGTTCGCGCCCGCCAGGATCCGGGGCGAGGGCAGCACGCCCGACTACCGCTTCTCGCTGGCGAACGAGCGCACCTTCCTCGCCTGGCTGCGCACCGCGCTCGCGCTGATCGGGGGCGGTTTCGCCGTCGACCAGTTCCTGCCCGACCTGCGCTGGGGCTGGCGCGTCGGCCTCGCCCTGGCGCTGCTCGCCGCCGGGGTGCTGTGCGCGCTGCGCGCGGTGAACCACTGGGTGCGCTGCGAGCGGGCGATGCGCCGGGGCGAGGACCTTCCGGTCTCCCGGTTCCCGGCCCTGCTCGGCATGGTGATCGCCGTCGTCGCGGTCGCCATGGTCGCCGTGGTCCTCCTCGGGTGGGAGGGATGA
- a CDS encoding DMT family transporter yields MSVLVLVLAVSAACCMGLGFVLQQNAAQRAPLGDFLSPRLLLDLVRVPRWLGGTGLVVAGMALGAVALGRGELSLVEPLLATNLLFALALSRRQTGRPLGRQGWAGLALLAGGVTAFVVAGEPRGGAALADPLRHWLIIGLMTGSALLLTAYAKRTRPGSAPVLLGLAAGLLYGVQDALTRISGERFSAGGLIHLLSAWQPYAVLLIGVTALILVQSAFETAPLRMSLPALTAAQPLAGIACGVGFLGDRLRTDAGALAWEAGGLAAVVGGIVLLGLHPAMPRGTAHPPPARDLQPR; encoded by the coding sequence GTGTCGGTTCTGGTTCTGGTCCTCGCGGTGAGCGCCGCGTGCTGCATGGGCCTCGGTTTCGTCCTCCAGCAGAACGCGGCCCAGCGGGCCCCGCTCGGCGACTTCCTCTCGCCCCGCCTGCTGCTGGACCTCGTGCGGGTGCCGCGCTGGCTGGGCGGTACGGGACTGGTGGTGGCCGGGATGGCGCTGGGCGCGGTCGCCCTGGGCCGGGGCGAGCTGTCCCTGGTGGAACCGCTGCTGGCGACGAACCTGCTCTTCGCGCTCGCGCTCTCCCGCAGGCAGACCGGGCGGCCGCTGGGCCGGCAGGGCTGGGCCGGCCTGGCGCTGCTCGCGGGCGGCGTGACCGCGTTCGTGGTGGCGGGCGAACCGCGCGGCGGCGCGGCCCTCGCCGATCCGCTGCGGCACTGGCTGATCATCGGCCTGATGACCGGGTCCGCCCTGCTGCTCACGGCGTACGCCAAGCGCACCCGCCCGGGCTCCGCCCCGGTCCTGCTGGGCCTGGCCGCCGGTCTGCTGTACGGCGTCCAGGACGCCCTCACCCGGATCAGCGGCGAACGCTTCTCGGCGGGCGGCCTGATCCATCTGCTGAGCGCCTGGCAGCCGTACGCCGTCCTGCTCATCGGTGTCACCGCGCTGATCCTCGTGCAGAGCGCGTTCGAGACCGCTCCCCTGCGGATGTCGCTGCCCGCCCTGACCGCGGCCCAGCCGCTGGCCGGCATCGCCTGCGGCGTCGGCTTCCTCGGCGACCGGCTGCGCACCGACGCGGGGGCGCTGGCCTGGGAGGCGGGCGGGCTGGCGGCCGTCGTCGGGGGCATCGTCCTGCTGGGCCTGCACCCGGCGATGCCGCGGGGCACGGCGCACCCGCCGCCGGCGCGGGACCTCCAGCCGCGCTGA
- a CDS encoding APC family permease, with amino-acid sequence MTTGSTRTSRSAGISTFKGQERALRADRLGTGGLLLSVLAATGPLMVVAGVMPTTYAVMGIVGQPLLFVLLGVVLILFSVGYAEMSRHVHNAGAFYAYISRGLGGTAGASAALVALVAYNALQVGIYGILGFEVSGLLATYAGIEVAWWIPALLTVLAVGALGWLKIDVNARVLGVLLLVEVVLVILFDIAAVADPGAEGLSLHAFDPQTLSGAGVGTALCFCIAAFLGFEQAPVYAEETSRPHVLVPRVMFLAVAGVAVFFALSSWALGVAAGPSRVVGTAREQSAGLLFFLTESRLGATFTDVLHVLFVTGMFAALLSFHNVVARYAFAMGREGLLPAAFGRTSGGSGAPGTGSLLQTAVSVLVVTGFAIADDKPAGDPTAPVLHLFTWGGNIGALGVIVLMAAASVSVVVFFARRGAARAQAVRIVTSSLAGIALLVIAGYTVKDFDVLVGAGPGSSLSWVLPGIIGLAVVAGLVQGLVLRARAPERHARIGLGNEAFQMEKAARTDS; translated from the coding sequence ATGACCACGGGCAGTACCCGCACGAGCCGATCCGCCGGCATCAGCACCTTCAAAGGGCAGGAACGGGCGCTGCGCGCCGACCGCCTCGGCACCGGGGGACTGCTGCTCTCCGTCCTCGCGGCCACCGGCCCGCTCATGGTGGTCGCGGGTGTCATGCCCACCACATACGCGGTGATGGGCATCGTCGGCCAGCCGCTGCTCTTCGTCCTCCTGGGCGTGGTGCTGATCCTGTTCAGCGTCGGATACGCCGAGATGAGCCGGCACGTGCACAACGCCGGCGCCTTCTACGCGTACATCTCCCGCGGGCTCGGCGGTACCGCCGGAGCGAGCGCGGCGCTGGTGGCGCTGGTCGCCTACAACGCCCTCCAGGTCGGCATCTACGGCATCCTCGGCTTCGAGGTCTCCGGACTCCTGGCCACCTACGCCGGCATCGAGGTCGCCTGGTGGATACCGGCGCTGCTGACCGTGCTGGCCGTCGGCGCGCTGGGCTGGCTGAAGATCGACGTCAACGCGCGCGTGCTCGGCGTCCTGCTGCTCGTCGAGGTCGTCCTCGTCATCCTCTTCGACATCGCCGCCGTCGCCGACCCCGGAGCCGAGGGGCTGTCGCTGCACGCGTTCGACCCGCAGACGCTGTCGGGAGCGGGGGTGGGCACCGCGCTGTGCTTCTGCATCGCCGCCTTCCTCGGCTTCGAGCAGGCCCCCGTGTACGCCGAGGAGACCAGCCGCCCCCACGTCCTGGTGCCGCGCGTGATGTTCCTCGCGGTGGCCGGGGTGGCCGTCTTCTTCGCGCTCAGCAGCTGGGCGCTGGGCGTGGCCGCCGGACCCTCCCGGGTCGTCGGCACCGCGCGGGAGCAGAGCGCCGGGCTGCTGTTCTTCCTCACCGAGTCCCGGCTCGGCGCCACCTTCACCGACGTCCTGCACGTGCTGTTCGTCACCGGCATGTTCGCGGCGCTGCTCAGCTTCCACAACGTCGTCGCGCGGTACGCCTTCGCCATGGGCCGCGAGGGCCTGCTGCCCGCCGCCTTCGGCCGGACCAGCGGCGGCAGCGGCGCCCCCGGCACCGGTTCGCTGCTCCAGACGGCCGTCTCCGTCCTCGTCGTGACCGGCTTCGCGATCGCCGACGACAAGCCGGCCGGTGACCCCACCGCACCCGTCCTGCACCTGTTCACCTGGGGCGGCAACATCGGCGCCCTCGGGGTGATCGTGCTGATGGCGGCGGCCTCCGTGTCGGTCGTGGTCTTCTTCGCCCGCCGCGGCGCCGCCCGGGCGCAGGCCGTCCGGATCGTGACCTCCTCGCTGGCGGGCATCGCCCTGCTGGTGATCGCCGGCTACACCGTCAAGGACTTCGACGTGCTGGTCGGCGCCGGCCCCGGCTCGTCCCTGAGCTGGGTGCTCCCCGGGATCATCGGCCTGGCCGTGGTGGCCGGTCTGGTGCAGGGCCTCGTCCTGCGCGCCCGCGCCCCCGAGCGGCACGCCCGCATCGGGCTCGGCAACGAGGCGTTCCAGATGGAGAAGGCGGCCCGCACGGACTCCTGA